The following proteins come from a genomic window of Corynebacterium hansenii:
- the sqr gene encoding type III sulfide quinone reductase, selenoprotein subtype, protein MTRLLILGGGTAGTIAANKLRKAVPAEKLSITVVDADDRHPYQPGYLFLPFGKTSEKGIAKPRSRQFAKGIDFILGDIDRVDVDAHEVTLADGRTLGYDKLIIATGTSPRPDMTPGMDSDDVHHFYDLDGAIALKEALRYFRGGRMVVHIAEMPIKCPVAPMEFAFLADSWLREKGLRERTALTYVTPLDGAFTKPVASRELGGALDERQIEVETDFAVERIDGDRKMLVGFDGREIPFDLLVTVPVNMGAEFVARSGIGDEGNYVPCDPHTMRADASPDVYVLGDAGTLPTSKAGAVAHFSIDVFTENFLAELEGREPTAKFDGHANCFVETGDGMGMLLDFNYEVEPLTGTFPVPRVGPMRLLGESRLNHWGKLAFEWIYWNILLKGRPLPLPPDLSMRGKIPAGQSAGRGATRPDAHGPRLDISPRAIPRNAPVASAAPASAAPVAAAPVAAAATPAAPGTAGEAAPHGDEAVATDAAPAAPTPTAAVDVPSESAPNPDWTPELAAQRAADLGIDADDTVLAIAEFLRDDYAARRQTPTLRRVATVGGYEVKQLFTIFPGKPAKKMAWIAGLPKPKGCV, encoded by the coding sequence ATGACGCGCCTGCTCATTCTCGGCGGCGGCACCGCCGGCACCATCGCGGCGAACAAGCTGCGCAAGGCCGTGCCCGCCGAGAAGCTATCCATCACGGTCGTCGACGCCGACGACCGCCACCCCTACCAGCCGGGGTACCTGTTCCTGCCTTTCGGCAAGACCTCCGAAAAGGGGATCGCCAAACCACGCTCGCGGCAATTCGCCAAGGGCATCGATTTCATCCTCGGCGACATCGACCGCGTGGACGTGGACGCCCACGAGGTGACCCTGGCGGACGGCCGGACCCTCGGCTACGACAAGCTGATCATCGCCACGGGAACCTCGCCCCGGCCGGACATGACGCCGGGCATGGATTCCGATGACGTCCACCACTTCTATGACCTCGACGGCGCCATCGCCCTGAAGGAGGCCCTCCGCTACTTCCGCGGTGGCCGCATGGTCGTGCACATCGCCGAGATGCCCATCAAATGCCCCGTGGCCCCGATGGAATTCGCGTTCCTCGCCGATTCCTGGCTGCGGGAAAAGGGCCTGCGCGAGCGCACGGCGTTGACGTACGTCACGCCATTGGACGGGGCGTTCACCAAGCCGGTCGCCAGCCGCGAACTCGGCGGTGCGCTGGACGAGCGGCAGATCGAAGTCGAGACGGACTTCGCCGTCGAACGCATCGACGGCGACCGCAAGATGCTCGTCGGCTTCGACGGCCGGGAGATCCCCTTCGACCTCCTGGTCACGGTGCCGGTGAACATGGGCGCCGAGTTCGTCGCGCGCTCCGGCATCGGTGACGAGGGCAACTACGTCCCCTGCGACCCCCACACCATGCGCGCCGACGCGTCCCCGGACGTGTACGTGCTCGGCGACGCCGGCACGCTGCCGACGTCCAAGGCGGGTGCGGTGGCGCACTTCTCCATCGACGTGTTCACCGAGAACTTCCTCGCTGAGCTCGAGGGGCGCGAACCGACCGCGAAGTTCGACGGCCACGCCAACTGCTTCGTGGAAACCGGCGACGGCATGGGCATGCTGCTCGACTTCAACTACGAGGTCGAGCCGCTGACCGGCACGTTCCCCGTGCCCCGCGTCGGCCCGATGCGCCTGCTCGGGGAATCGCGGCTGAACCACTGGGGCAAGCTGGCGTTCGAGTGGATCTACTGGAACATCCTGCTCAAGGGCCGCCCGCTGCCGCTGCCGCCGGACCTGTCCATGCGCGGCAAGATTCCCGCCGGACAGTCCGCCGGGCGAGGGGCGACGCGCCCCGACGCCCACGGCCCGCGCCTGGACATCAGCCCCCGGGCGATCCCCCGCAATGCGCCGGTGGCGAGCGCCGCCCCCGCCTCCGCGGCCCCTGTCGCGGCCGCTCCGGTTGCGGCCGCAGCGACTCCCGCGGCTCCGGGAACGGCCGGCGAGGCGGCTCCGCATGGCGACGAGGCCGTGGCCACGGACGCGGCACCCGCGGCTCCCACGCCGACTGCGGCGGTCGACGTGCCGTCGGAAAGCGCCCCGAACCCGGACTGGACGCCCGAGCTCGCCGCGCAGCGCGCGGCGGACCTGGGCATCGACGCCGACGACACCGTCCTGGCCATCGCCGAATTCCTGCGCGACGACTACGCCGCCCGCAGGCAAACCCCCACGCTGCGCCGCGTGGCCACCGTCGGCGGCTACGAGGTCAAGCAGCTGTTCACCATCTTCCCCGGCAAGCCCGCCAAGAAAATGGCGTGGATCGCCGGTCTGCCGAAGCCCAAGGGCTGCGTGTAA